The nucleotide window gtgtgtttatgtgtgatcTGTCCACCACAGGTGATGTACTTATTTCTGCACACGGTAAAGGGCACTCCTTTTGAGACACCGGACCAGGGCAAAGCTCGCCTACTCACACACTGGGAACAGATGGACTACGGCATTCAGTTTACATCCTCACGCAAATTCCTCACCATCTCACCCATTGTGCTGTAAGACTGAAAATCTGTGCATACTAGATTTTGTTGTTAAGTTTTCCTTATGGCTTGCAATGATAAATGAACGTAGAAGAGTAACTATTGAATTATTGCATCCTTGTTTGTTATCAGCATTGAATAATAACCCTAAACTAGCTGTTAATTCTTCAGGTATATTCTTGCCAGTTTCTACACCAAGTACGATGCCACACATTTCCTGGTCAATACAGGCTCTCTACTCAGCGTCCTCCTTCCAAAGCTGCCCCTGTTCCATGGAGTACGAATATTTGGGATCAATAGGTACTGACTAACACAGGTGGATAATATCAGATTTATATTCTATTTATGTGTACTTGTAAGGTCCAGAGGTGGAAGTGAATAAGACATGTTTGGTAACTTCATGAGCTGTTTGAAGGGCATTGTTGTTTTTATTGCACAGTTCATTTTCGCTCTGTGACTAAAAACAAAGAGCCAAAATGCACTGAACGCCAAGCTATATGATTAAGAGTTACTGAGTGCCTCTGCTTTAtttcatttaatttattttcGTTATTTGACATTCCTGATGTATGTGTGCAATGTGCTTGTATCCTCAAACCATTACTTTCTCTTTTGTCAGATGACATGTATTTGACGTTGTTTTCTAGAAAGAGCTATATTGTGAACGTCATCACCTTCAAACCTGAGAATAGGATTACTTGTATATGTCCACACATTGGAATGTGTGATTACATAGTTTAGGATAGTGGCATCCATATAAATATAATGTTGGATGCCATACAAATTGAATGTTGGTAGTCTTTGCAGTGCCTTAAATGTTTCACTTGGCTGATACATTTTTTCCATTTAGTTTGGTAACAATCAATCCATGTGACGACTCTTATTGGAGATCAATTTCCATGTGAGCATTCTCAATAAATTATAGTGTCTAATAATAAACTTGCAATATCAGGATTGATTTGTCAGTCTAAATCTAAATACTTTGTCTATGTATGGAAATTTGGGGTACATCCAGGGGCATACATCATTGTCATTTTGTGTACAAACACAAGTGCAACAAATTAATAGATACACCCAAGACAAAGTAAAATTGTTGCATTGATTGTTCTCATCTAATTCCATAATGCTCCAAGTGTGAAACCTAAGGGGAGTGTTCAGCAGTGAGTAACAACAGCAGCACAGGAGTAAAGTGACATTGCAGGGAACTGAGGGGTCGGACCATCATGTAAATTCTCAGATTACCTGTACAGGCATGGCTGTGAGCTGTGAGGATTCTGGGGAACTCCACACACTTTATATGAGGCCTGTGTGGAGGGCTATACCAATTCCTATGATGTGCTGATAGACTGGAGGGACCCCCCCTTCCACCAGAGCTATGACCATGTTTTCATTGGAGTGATGAGGTTAGGTGGTGTGCTTGCTCTCTTCTGGGGGAAGTAGCATAGGGGAAATTGTGTCTTGGATAATAATTTGACTACGCTGTCAAACATGCCAATCTTTTTACCTGGGAAGTACATGCAAATTATCTAATAGCTCCATCAGCTGTCAGACTGTAGAATCCCATATAGGGTTGCCTGACTTGCCCCCACTGTCTGCAATGCAAACAACATTTGGGACACCTTTTCCAAGGTAGTGAAAATCAAAAGTGTTGCACCACCTGGCTTGTGAATTGTAGCTAACAGGATTACGTAATGAAAACCTGGTAATATTGAAGGCTGTCAAGGTAGAAATTTGAGTTAGACAAAGCGGAGGTGTTTGTCCCAAAATACCAGAGGATACCCAATGATGACCCTAGTCATCTTTGAATATCAGCCTGATACCAAGTAGCCATACCTCCTGGATACCATATAcaggggtgtaaagtacttaagtaaaaatactttaaagtactacttaagtagttttggggggtatctttactatttatattttgactacttttactccactacattcctaaagaaaatatttacttttgccacccatacattttccctgaaacccaaaagtactcattacatttcgaAGGTTCAGACAGGACAGCAATATCGTCCAATTTACCCACCTATCATTATAACGCGTTGTCATCcctacttcctctgatctggctgacttaacacaaatactgtgtttgtaaattatatctgagtgttggagtgtgcccatctgtaaaaaataaaaaataacatttggGCTGTCTGGTTGcatttactttttacttttgttcaagtatgacaattgagtactttttccccCACTGTACTTAAGTATGTTTAAAATGAGATACTTTGACCTTTACTCAAGTAtttttttactgggtgactcacttttacttgtgtaattttctattaaggtacctttaattttactcaagtatgacaattgagtactttttccaccactgaccagATACATGTAGATATCTCCATTTACAACCATATTACCTGATGATTATCCAATAGTTTACCCTAAAACCAGCTAATAGAGGAATAGGTACTCAAAAATGGTTCTGCTTCCAGTTGTTTTATTTTACAACCATTGATTTGATGCATGCCTTTGAACTACTACATGCAAAAATCACCAAGCCAGTATTGACTATGGATATAAATAGCATTGTTAGATACAGTTTTGCATCATTATTGACAGAATTTCTGCGTATAGGTTTTTGTCTGAAGTATATCTGAAGTACCCTAGAAGTATCAAATAAAGCTACATGTTCCTGGATGTTCCTCTACGGTTTCTATGAAACCACAACTCCGTATAAAACTAGAGATattttcccaaaattataacagAAGAAAAAATTATAAATTATTCAGTTTGGACATAATTTTCAGAAGTCTGTGCTCTTACTCATCAGTAAAACTTGGGGGATTTCATGTAACTGTCCTAGAGTAGCTTGAGAACCACTCAAATAAAAATAGGTGGGTAAAGATAAGTCTATGCTGCAGGTAATCAAACCAGAAAACTGAAGTACACGGTATATAGATAAAGAAAAGGTATATTGCACCCCCTGTTGTTTGTGTAGAGTAGTTTCAACATAACTCATACAGACTACATCATTCAATACCACAATCTTTTGAGGTTTTTCTACTCTGTATTCCCCTTCTACAGGCAACAGGCTGGTGTAAATGTCTCAAGATTAAGCGTTTTACAATATCATGAATTTATTAACATCCACATGATTATTTACAGTTTCAACCTTTTAGTTGATAAAGAACAAGATGGGCAGGGTggtcctgatcctagatcagcactcctactctgagacgctttggcCCAGATCTGTATAGGTATACGCAagacaaattacacaacataatacagaatTGCAGCCAGGATACTAAAGTACAATATCTCACAGTATAAAAATATTATCCATTTCAACACGTTTtgtctaaaataaaaaataaaaaataaaataaaggcaATGCTTGTGGTATGAAACCTAGAAATCTCAGTACAAATAAAACAAGAAAAAAGATTCAAGTTAAAAATAACTAACAACCATTTTGTCATGTGTCACACACGTCAAAGAACGATTAAACTACTTGCAATGATATCCTTAACCATTACATATATAAATGGTATCCTTAAACAAACatgagcatatatatatatatatatactcaatCAATAGCTGTAAACATGCTTCTTCAAATaccaaaatacactgaacaaaaatgtaaacgcaacatgtaaggtgttggtcccatgtttcatgagctgaaataagattccagaaattttccatacgcacaaaaagcttatttctctcaaattttgtgcacaaatttgtttacatcccttttagtgagcatttctcctttgccaagagaatccatccacctgacaggtgcgaCTTATCAAGAAGctcattaaacagcatgatcactacacaggtggaacttgtgctggggacaataaaaggccactctaaaatgggcagttttgtcacacaacaccacagatgtattgagggagtgtacaatcggcatgctgactgcaggaatgtccacctgagctgttgccagagaattgaatgctgATATCTCTACCATTAGCCACCGCCAACATTGTTTTAGactttggcagtatgtccaatcggcctcacaaccgcagaccacgtgtaaccatgccagcccaagacctccacatccggcagcTTCAACttcaggattgtctgagaccagccacccggacagctgatgaaactgaggtgtatttctgtctgtaatatatcccatttgtgggggaaaactcatacagattggctgggcctggctctcaaGCAGCCCACCCACGGCTGCACCCctgaccagtcatgtgaaatccatagcttaggggctaatgaatttatttcaattgacttatttcctgatatgaactgtaactcagtaaaattgttatagttgttgcatttatattcttGCTCAGTATACTAACTTATTCCCAACAGATGTCAGCTATGAAATAATTTCCTGTTTACGTCAACGCAAAAAGTCAGTTATTTAACATCAACAATAAGACCAAAGAAAACATTTTTACATTAAAATATCTCCAAAAATTTGCCCTGGCAGTTTACTAATGAGGAAAGACAGCGAAATAATGTTGTGTCATTGCTCCCAAAAAATTAGATGCCAAACATTCTTAAGTCTTCATAAACTTGCTCTTGCTGAGGAGTGTAACACAACAAAGCATGAccaattaatttttttattttatttaacctttatttaaccaggtaggcaaattgagaacacgttctcatttacaattgcgacctggccaagataaagcaaagcagttcgacacatacaacaacacatagttacacatggagtaaaacaaacatatagtcaatgatacagtgaaaaaaaaataagtctatatacaatgtgagcaagtgaggtgagataagggaggtgaaggcaaacaaatatatgtataaataaataaaaatataaaaaggccatggtggcgaagtaaatacaacacagcaagtaaaataaaactaaaaacactggaatggttggtttgcagtggaagaaagcgcaaagtagagacagaaataatggggtgcaaaggagcaaaataaatacagtaggtaaagaggtagttgtttgggctaaattatagatgggctatgtacaggtgcagtaatctatgagctgctctgacagctggtgcttaaagctagtgagggagataagtgtttccagtttcagagatttttgtagttcgttccagtcattggcagcagagaactggaaggagaggcggccaaaggaagaattggttttgggggtgaccagagagataaacctgctggagcgcgtgctacaggtaggtgttgctatggtgaccagcgagctgagataaggggggactttacctagcagggtcttgtagatgacctggaaccagtgggtttggcgacgagtatgaagcgagggccagccaacgagagtgtacaggtcgcagtggtgggtagtatatggggctttggtgacaaaacggatggcactgtgatagactgcatccaatttattgagtagggttttggaggctattttgtaaatgacatcaccgaagtcgaggattggtaggatggtcagttttacaagggtatgtttggcagcatgagtgaaggatgctttgttgcggaataggaagccaattctagatttaactttggattggagatgtttgatgtgagtctggaaggagagtttacagtctaaccagacacctaggtatttgtagttgtccacatattctaggtcagagccgtccagagtagtgatgttggacaggcgggcaggtgcaggcagcgatcggttgaagagcatgcatttagttttacttgtatttaagagcaattggaggccacggaaggagagttgtatggcattgaagttcgtttggaggtttgttaacacagtgtccaaagaagggccagaagtatacagaatagtgtcgtctgcgtagaggtggatcagagaatcaccagcagcaagagcgacatcattgatgtatacagagaagagagtcggtccaagaattgaaccctgtggcacccccatggagactgccagaggcccggacaacagaccctccgatttgacacactgaactcgatcagagaagtagttggtgaaccaggcgaggcaatcattagagaaaccaaggctgtcgagtctgccgatgaggatgtggtgattgacagagtcaaaagccttggccaggtcaatgaatacagctgcacagtattgtttcctatcgatggcggttaagatatcgtttatgaccttgagcgtggctgaggtgcacccatgaccagctctgaaaccagattgcatagcggagaaggtatggtgggattcgaaatggtcggtaatctgtttgttgacttggctttcgaagaccttagaaaggcagggtaggatagatataggtctgtagctgttagggtcaagagtgtccccccctttgaagagggggataaccgcagctgctttccaatctttgggaatctcagacgacacgaaagagaggttgaaaaggctagtaataggggtggcaacaatttcagcagatagttttagaaagaaagggtccagattatctagcccggctgatttgtaagggtccagattttgcagctcttttagaacatcagctgactgtatttgggagtaagagaaatggggaaggcttgggcgagtagcagaggggagggcagtgctgttgtccggggtaggggtagccaggtggaaagcatggccagccgtagaaaaatgcttattgaaattctcaattatagtggatttgtcggtggtgacagtgtttcctatcttcagagcagttggaagctgggaggaggtgttcttattctccatggactttacagtgtcccagaacttttttgaatttgtgttgcaggaagcaaatttctgcttgaaaaagctagccttggcttttctaactgcctgtgtatactggtttctagcttccctgaaaagttgcatatcacgggggctgttcgatgctaatgcagaacgccataggatgtttttctgttggttaagggcagtcaggtcaggagagaaccaagggctatatctgttcctggttctaaatttcttgaatggggcatgcttattcaagatggtgaggaaggcatttttttaaaatgtccaggcatcctctactgacgggatgagatcaaaatccttccaggatacctcggccaggtcgattagaaaggcctgctcgctgaagtgtttcagggagcgtttgacagtgatgagtggaggtcgtttgaccgctgacccattacggatgcaggcaatgaggcagtgatcgctgagatcttggttgaaaacagcagaggtgtatttggagggcaagtttgttaggatgatatctatgagggtacccgtgtttacggaattggggtggtacctggtaggttcattgataatttgtgtgagattgagggcatcaagcttagattgtagggtggctggggtgttaagcatgttaaaatttaggtcgcctagcagcacgagctctgaagatagatggggggcaatcagttcacatatagtgtccagagcacagctgggggcagagggtggtctatagcaggcggcaacggtgagagacttgtttttagagaggtggatttttaaaagtagaagttcaaattgtttgggaacagacctggatagtaaaacagaactctgcaggcaatctttgcaatagattgcaacaccgccccctttggccgttctatcttgtctgaaaatcttgtagttggggatgaaaatgtcagaatttttggtggtctttctaagccaggattcagacacggctaaaacatccgggttggcagagtgtgctaaagcagtgaacaaaacaaacttagggaggaggcttctaatgttaacatgcatgaagccaaggctattacggttacagaagtcatcaaaagagagcgcctggggaataggagtggagctaggtactgcagggcctggattcacctctacatcaccagaggaggagtaggataagggtacggctaaaagctatgagaattggtcgtctagaacttctagagcagagagtaaaaggaagtttctgggggcgataaaatagcttaaaggaataatgtacagacaaaggtatggtaggatgtgaatacagtggaggtaaacctaggtattgagtgatgatgagagagatattgtctctagaaacatcattgaaaccaggtgatgtcatcgcatatgtgggtggtggaactgtgaggttggatatggtatagtggtcagggctagaggctctacagtgaaataagccaataaacactaaccagaacagcaatggacaaggcatatttacattaaggagaggcatgcttaatcgagtgatcaataagggtccagtgagtagaggttggttggggtcacggcgatccagacagctggccgggtagatggctatcggtagcaagatagcatagtatggaagtctatttgtagatacctcgtgcgtttccgtcggtaggttagtggggttccgtgtggtagaggggatcaatccaaattggcaaaattcCAATGACTTAGCAAGCTGATTCACAaaaatatttattatttttttagaaAGACTAGCATGAAATGTGCATTGTCTAATTGACTCAATAACCAAAACACATACTGTACCCAAGCTTAGCTTTCTTAATGAACCCAAAAATCTAGTTATTTCTGCttgtttatcaaagttagctggctaccTCATtcatcctgctttgtagtatagcCCTGTGGTCAAGATTCTCAGCTGAATTTAAAACACTGGGATAAATCCAAACTTTATAAATATGCCCCTAACTCGAGGGAGTTCTCCACATGAATTAGATTTACATTTTCAGTTCAGTACATTCCACTCAGGGTCTGGCTTTAAGTGTCAATTTACAAAACTGGTGGTTGCCATCAGCAATCTACAGTAGGATCTATGCCTCAACTTGGATGCAAGACATTCTCACAGGCATACTAATGGCCAGATTCCACTATCTCCTGGTGATTCATTAACACCTGTCTTCAGGTTGGAGGAGAGCTGTGAGGGTTAAAGGCCAGTCAGCACTATGCTCCATCAACCTTGCTGCTACAGGGAAAAACACCCATCTATGCATCTTCACAAGTCTCTGTCATTCCACCCAAGGTCTCCTCTTTTCAAGCCGTTCACCATATTCTCCTCATCATTGTCCTCATCCGTGTCAAAGAAATCATCCTCAAAGAAGGATCCATATTCCTGTGCATGCACAGAAACCTCATTTGATATCAGGTGAGGTGAGCCCTCCACAAAATCTGCAAACCTGTGGATCAGACAAAGCGTTGTCTTTATTCCAAGCTTCTGTACCACACTGACACACATTTTTAGTTAAAACAATGAATGGGAAAAAGACACAGTTATGTGACTAGTTGACCTAAAAAGACAACCATCACCCCCAGACCAGAAGCTAGCTTTTCGATCCAGCAGTAGCCAATGTACATTTGACTTGTTTAGAGCACAGATAACCAGGGGTTGATACCAGATCATTAAAAGCAGAATGAACATCATTAGTCATTATTTCAATGCAACAACGGTCTGTCACCTTTTTGGGGACTGTAGTCGAGAGACTGTCTTCCAGGTGCTGAAGTCTGGACTGCTGCAGTACTTTCTCAGCTCCTCCAGGGCACGTTgcgtctcctcctccccctgtttCTGGAACTCTTCTTCAGTCAGCAGCCGACGAGGCTCTGGCTTCCAGCGTAGAGTTGGCTTGACTTTACTGCACAAGAGGATTGTACACTATAACAGCAGCAGACAACATGTCACTTGACACCAATACAGGAATGTACACATGTTACCTTGAGAGTAGTACTACAAACTAACACCTACTTCCACGCAAGAAGGAGCAATGAAACAGGGTACTCCAGGTTCTTAGAGCAGAATGTAGCAATGATGGTGGCCAACGCCACTTGCTGAACCTGGATCCCAGCGTAGATCAGCAGCAGGCCAAAAAACTGCAGCGTCCAGGACAGGATATTGATACTCCTCTCCTCCACAAGAGGGCCATGACGATAGCACACAGCAAAACTGATAAACCCAACCACTGCAGCATAGCCTAGGGGACACAGACAAACAATTCATGTAACTGTTCCTATTACAAACATGGAGCAATGGTTGTGAACTAATAACAGATTTTAAAAGTTTGAGAGGCAATGTAGTTCTCAGAGTTTGTTGTGATTGTGTTTAATACAATCAATATTTACCAAAAGCCACGTGCCAGTGCTCTCTCAGAATCAGCTGCAGGTTCCTGAACACAAGCTGGATGACGTAAACAGAGAAGGACCAGCCACCAACTATCACCACGTAAAATGGGCTTTTCTGAGAAAATAAAAAGATATGGGTTGTGAAATCTAAACATATTTGTATGACTCTCACGCACATTATAGAAATCAGAAAGGTCACCAAAATATTAACTATCTGGGTACTCTGACTTGTTATTGCTTTGTTCAAATCAAACTGTTAGTAGTGGTTGTGATTAGCTATGAGGCTTCGATATAGAAGTGTTGACTTCTTACCTTTGGCAAAAAGCGTGCCATGATGAAGATGAGGATGATGAGGGAGGCAATCATACCTGTGCTCATGCCAGCAGAGTAATAGAATACCTGACTCCTGTTAAATAGCAACAAAAAAACATAGCCGATATTATCTGGACCATGTCATTTAAATAGAGGGGGCAAAATTTGAACATAATCCATTTAGTTACCTGCTGAGCGAGTCTGCAAAGATGAACAGCAGCACTCCAGCCAAGAATGTCACAAATAGGAAAATGTCGAACTCTGTGGGAGTGAAGCacagacagcaaagacaacacaAAATGAATGGGTAATAGACATGTAACTAACAAAGCAACCCCACCTTTCCCTTTACTTACTTCGTGTGGGCTTTACAGTGTATATTGCTGCAGGGTCGATGGGTTTGATCTTGAAGCAGGTCTTTGGGCTGAACAGGCTGATGCTGAGGGTGGTTTCATTGGTCTGCTCATGCATTAGGTACTGCACCAGACCCCAGACACTGAAGTGTTCTAGCTCCTGCAGCTTCTCCTCATCCTCCACAACAGTTACCTTCAGCTGTTTTGAGCTCCATACTCGAACCTATCGGCAATACAACACAAGTATTAGCTACAcccaaaaacatacacacacattgtattatatataatacatacacacacacatattatatatatacacacacacatatatacatacacacacacatataggctCTCTTTCAAATAAGAGACTGATTTTATCAAAGCCTGAGGTCcgatctgtttgtgccatcatgccaacCCTTTTGTCACTCCAGCAATGGACTTGACAAGAGCACAAATAGACCTGGGAAGAGGAAATTGTTCTCTTGCCTGGATTCTTGTCCATGTTTCCTTCCAACCTGGGACAATAGGGTTGAGATAGCAGTAGTGATTTGACCCTGTTTTGGCAGACTCTTGGCCATCTTTGATATTGACTATGTTGATCTTACTTCCTGTGAGAATGATAAGATGTTAGGGTCAGCTTCGTGCATTTTCTatccagcaaatcaaattgtatttgtcaaatgcacaggatacaacaggtataagcagtagagtgaaatgcttaaccAGCTAGCAAACTCTactcaacaatgcagtaatattaAATCACAAGTCAGCACGGACTGTATTCACCAGTAAACCTCTGTATGTTTTACACATCTGCTAGCAAGCCAACTAAAGCTGGACATTGGCTTTCAGAGGACTGGACTTAGCTAGTTATCCAGCTAGCAAGTAGTAACTACTACTAGGTTATGTAACGTTAGTGAGCCACCGAAAATAAACCACGAACTATTTGGCTAACGAGGTTAGCTGACTAGCTAGAAAAGCAAGCTGACGTTGTGGAAAGTTAAGGGCGACACCAGCTGCCTGGCTAACTAGTTTCTGGTAATAGCTCAACTTTCAATTAATCTCTTAGAATTAAAATTAATTAGTTAAATGTCTAATCACCTGGCTACTGAcagactagctaacgttagcaggctgaCTAGATAGTTCACCTGGGCcagctaacgtttgctagctcAGTTCATATACGCCTTGTTAATACCTTGGGTTCTCGAGAACAACAATAACTACGCTAGCTGGCCTCATCGTAAACGAAAAGTTCGCCTCTCACATTTCATATTGGCTATCAAATTCCCCGGACAAAATTACCTAGCTAGAAACAACTCTACCTGAGGTTTGTTGCGTACTTAATATACACAAAAGCACAATTATAAAAACTATTTCGGAGAGAGGTCCATTTTTCCATTTCATGAATCCCGCCATGACAGACGACTATATAGAAACCACGTGGTTCTTGTTACAACAACTAACCAATCACATAAGTAAACTGTTCCGATACGTTGAAGATGCGAAAATGGCGTGAATGTttgaatttgtaaaaaaaatatacagtatgggAAAAtaagacattatgtggtatattTTCTAATTATGATGAgtttatttgaaataatttagaTAAATAAATCACACGTCTTGTGTCAAATAAATCATTTAAAGAAATCTCGTATGCATCACAATCCAGAAATGACAATATTTCCTGTTATCTTTCTGCCACAGTAACCCCTCACCGTAACGTTAAAATAACTGCGGGAAAGCAGTCCCCGGCAGGCGAGGCAAACAAAGGACAGTGTGTGCCGGTTTCCAATGTCAGTGGATGCGGCGTCTAATAAGCGCGTAGTGGGCGCGGCATGTAGTGGGCGTGGTATATAGTACGCTGTCTGCGGATATGCTGTGTTTACGTTTAGTCACAACTAGGATAGTCGAAAATGTGTCTTGCTAATTGGCTGTAGTTATACACGTACCCCAAtaaaccagtt belongs to Salvelinus alpinus chromosome 28, SLU_Salpinus.1, whole genome shotgun sequence and includes:
- the LOC139557564 gene encoding ORM1-like protein 2, with product MNVGVAHSEVNPNTRVMNSRGIWLAYLLLVTVLHIVLLSIPVLTVPLVWTLTNVIHNLVMYLFLHTVKGTPFETPDQGKARLLTHWEQMDYGIQFTSSRKFLTISPIVLYILASFYTKYDATHFLVNTGSLLSVLLPKLPLFHGVRIFGINRY
- the LOC139557565 gene encoding nuclear envelope integral membrane protein 1-like codes for the protein MAGFMKWKNGPLSEIVFIIVLLCILSTQQTSGSKINIVNIKDGQESAKTGSNHYCYLNPIVPGWKETWTRIQVRVWSSKQLKVTVVEDEEKLQELEHFSVWGLVQYLMHEQTNETTLSISLFSPKTCFKIKPIDPAAIYTVKPTRKFDIFLFVTFLAGVLLFIFADSLSRSQVFYYSAGMSTGMIASLIILIFIMARFLPKKSPFYVVIVGGWSFSVYVIQLVFRNLQLILREHWHVAFGYAAVVGFISFAVCYRHGPLVEERSINILSWTLQFFGLLLIYAGIQVQQVALATIIATFCSKNLEYPVSLLLLAWNKVKPTLRWKPEPRRLLTEEEFQKQGEEETQRALEELRKYCSSPDFSTWKTVSRLQSPKRFADFVEGSPHLISNEVSVHAQEYGSFFEDDFFDTDEDNDEENMVNGLKRGDLGWNDRDL